GCGGTGGCGGTTCCAGCGGCCCCGCGATTCCCAGCAGTGCGAAGACGCTCGGCATCGCCACGACCGCTGCTCTCGTGTTCACGCTCGGCCTCGCGTACTTCTTCCTGAAGTACGGCGGCGACTACGGCGAGATGGACCAGTAACGCGGTCGAGCAACCTGTTTCTGTTCGCTCTTCGTTGGGAGTGGACGCTTGCTTACAACTGTCGGTGTCCCTTAAAAATGACTTTTCAATTCATGCGACCGGCATAACTTGGGGAAGTCGCAAGGCTCGGACCCTCAATGGACGAGTGGCCCAACTCCCAACGCGAGCAACGCGTTAGCTTCCGCGAGCGAGACGAATCGCGCGTCGCGTGGGTGAACGGGGACCTCATCGAGTGGCTCCTAGACGAGGTCGGCGACTCGCTCTGCGCGATGGCGGTGTACCAGCGCAACAAGTTGGAGTTCGAGTACATCCGCGACGACGTTCGGGACCGCTACTCGCACGGCGACTTCGAAGCGATGGCCGAGGAGTTCGGGTTGGACGGCGCGCTCGGCGACGAACACAAAGAGCGACTGTACTGCGCCGGGGAACTGAACTTCGTCGTCCAGGGGTTCGACGACGGCACCTTCGTCCGAGTACCGCTCACAGAGTACGGCGGATTGTTCGTGGCGCTCGACAGGGATGCCGAGGTTTCACTGCCGGAGTTCGCCGAGCGACTGCGCTCGGTCCAAAGCATCGAGTTCCTCTGAGTCAGACCGAGTCCGGCGCGTCGTGTATCGTCAACTCGACCGGACGGCGTTCGCCTTCGAGGTCTTCGACGATGCGCTCGACCACGCGCTCTGCTTCCTCTAAGACGAGCGGTTCGACTTTGTCTACCACCCAACCCAGCGAGACGAGTCGCGGGAGGTTGAGCATGTCAGAACTCGCCGAGTCGGCGTCGAACTTGATGACGAGTCGGACCCGCGATGCGGTCTCCTCGTCGTCCGGCGCTTCCTCGGGGGCGGCTTCGACCAGCCAACTGCCGTGGGCGCGGACGTCCTTAATTATCTTCCAGTCGATGCGGGTCGGCCGGTCGAGTTCCGTCACCTCCGAACGGACGGTGTAGTTGAGCTTCCACCACTTGAGGTGGATGTCGTACTCCGTGCCGACGCCGCCCTCGCCGTGGCGGTCTACGCCGGTCAGATGCTTCGAGTAGTTCGCGTAGCCCTGAAAGTCGATGAGGAACTCGTAGGCCTCCTCGGGCGGCACGTAGACGACGGTGCTGACTTCGACGTTGTCCACGCCGGTGGTTTCGGGTGAGTACTGCCTAAAACTTCCGGCGAGTGAAAGGTGCGGAACGAAGTCGTGGAGACGGACCTGACGCGGCCCAAACCGGGTGGTTTGTATCGACGGGGTCGAAACCTTCGACCATGACGACCGACTACGACGTCATCGTCGTCGGCGGCGGAGTTGCCGGACTCTCCGCGGGCGTCTTCACCGCCCGCGCGGAACTGGACACGCTCGTGCTGAACCACGGGGTCTCGATTCTCCAGCGAAACGCGCACCTGGAGAACTACCTCGGGTTCCCGCTCGGCATCGACTCGCGGTTGTTCGGCCTGGTGGCCGAAGAGCAAGCCGAGGAAGCGGGATGCGAAATCCGCGAGCAGAAAGTTACGCACGTGACTCCCCGTGACGCCGAGGAAGGTGCAAACGCAGGATTCGACGTGGAGACCGATAGTCCGAACGACGACGGCGTGCTCACAGCACGCCGCGTCGTCGCGGCCTCGTGGAAGGACAGCGACTACCTCGGGGACCTCGACGTAGAGCGAATCGAAGACGGAAGCAAGCAGTACGTCTCGGTAGACGACGCCGGTCGAACTGGCGTCGAAGGCCTGTACGCCGCTGGCCGACTCGCAGAGCAGTACCACCAAGCAATCGTCGCGGCAGGTCACGGCGCGCAGGTCGGCCTGACGCTCGTCCACGACGCCGACCCCGAGTTCTATCACGACTGGGTCGTTCCGGAGGGCTACTTCACCGGACGGGACCGCGACGTGCCGAAGGGCTGTGAGGAGATTTCCGAGACCGAGCGCAAGCGCCGCGCCGAGGAGTCCCACGCGCGACTCGCGGAGTACCTCGACACGTGGGACGATCAGACGCCAGTGCCGCATCCGAGTTTCCGCGAGGACTTCTGAGCTTTCGGGACGACTTCTGAACGGCCTGCCGGAACACGACTCCTTTTCAGTGCCGCGGGACAACTCCGCAATCCGATGAGTGGCGCGCCCGACGACGAGACGCTCGAAGCTTTGCGAGACGACATCGACCACCCGATGTATCGGCTGTTCGCCGACTACGGCGACGGCCAGCGGCGCTGGTTCGCCCTCGGTGTGTTCACGAGCACGCTCGCGCGGACGCTCGCACTCGTGCCGCCAGTCGTCTTGGGCGTCGCCATCGACTCCGTGTTTCGCGACGACGCGCCGTTCGAACTGCCGCTCGTCCCCGCCTCGTGGATTCCGAGTTCGGAGATGGGGCAGTTCCGAATCGCGGCGATTCTCATGGCGGTCGCACTCGTTCTCGGGGCGGTCTGTAACTTCGTGCGCCAGACCAGCCTGAATCTGTTCTCACACAGAGTAAAGCACGAAGTTCGAACCGCCTCGTATCGCAAGCTACAGCGCCTCGACATGGCCTTCTTCGACGACAAGCGTACGGGCGAGTTGATGTCGATTCTGAACAACGACGCGAATCGTCTCGAACTGTTCTTGGACGACATGATGTCGAGCGCCA
The sequence above is a segment of the Halorussus halophilus genome. Coding sequences within it:
- a CDS encoding type II toxin-antitoxin system RatA family toxin, which codes for MDNVEVSTVVYVPPEEAYEFLIDFQGYANYSKHLTGVDRHGEGGVGTEYDIHLKWWKLNYTVRSEVTELDRPTRIDWKIIKDVRAHGSWLVEAAPEEAPDDEETASRVRLVIKFDADSASSDMLNLPRLVSLGWVVDKVEPLVLEEAERVVERIVEDLEGERRPVELTIHDAPDSV
- a CDS encoding FAD-binding protein codes for the protein MTTDYDVIVVGGGVAGLSAGVFTARAELDTLVLNHGVSILQRNAHLENYLGFPLGIDSRLFGLVAEEQAEEAGCEIREQKVTHVTPRDAEEGANAGFDVETDSPNDDGVLTARRVVAASWKDSDYLGDLDVERIEDGSKQYVSVDDAGRTGVEGLYAAGRLAEQYHQAIVAAGHGAQVGLTLVHDADPEFYHDWVVPEGYFTGRDRDVPKGCEEISETERKRRAEESHARLAEYLDTWDDQTPVPHPSFREDF